Proteins from one Impatiens glandulifera chromosome 2, dImpGla2.1, whole genome shotgun sequence genomic window:
- the LOC124923683 gene encoding putative phytosulfokines 6 isoform X1 codes for MKVSKQKSHSYVLLFFYLSIVTSQAFVHNFFETQQGEEDGKVDDHVTIEISPNIESNPLASNNNIIGMEMEECDNEDEECLKRSISDQAHLDYIYTQQSRP; via the exons ATGAAGGTATCGAAGCAAAAGTCCCATTCATATGTTCTTCTATTCTTCTATCTTTCCATTGTGACCTCACAAGCGTTTGTTCATAATTTCTTTGAAACCCAACAAG gagaagaagatggGAAGGTTGATGATCATGTTACAATTGAGATTTCTCCGAATATTGAGAGCAATCCTCTCGCTAGTAATAATAAT ATAATTGGGATGGAAATGGAAGAATGtgataatgaagatgaagaatgtcTGAAGAGGAGTATTAGTGATCAGGCTCACTTGGATTACATCTACACTCAGCAATCCAGGCCTTAA
- the LOC124923683 gene encoding putative phytosulfokines 6 isoform X2 — MKVSKQKSHSYVLLFFYLSIVTSQAFVHNFFETQQEDGKVDDHVTIEISPNIESNPLASNNNIIGMEMEECDNEDEECLKRSISDQAHLDYIYTQQSRP, encoded by the exons ATGAAGGTATCGAAGCAAAAGTCCCATTCATATGTTCTTCTATTCTTCTATCTTTCCATTGTGACCTCACAAGCGTTTGTTCATAATTTCTTTGAAACCCAACAAG aagatggGAAGGTTGATGATCATGTTACAATTGAGATTTCTCCGAATATTGAGAGCAATCCTCTCGCTAGTAATAATAAT ATAATTGGGATGGAAATGGAAGAATGtgataatgaagatgaagaatgtcTGAAGAGGAGTATTAGTGATCAGGCTCACTTGGATTACATCTACACTCAGCAATCCAGGCCTTAA
- the LOC124925846 gene encoding arogenate dehydratase 1-like — MLSLSPSSNGYTRLHSLTKISTSPTPTYRLSPTRLTPTRCVYKFDSPSNVNATPSTGFNFSAGLVSGRAEWQSTCSILASKVVSQQQDTEKSSGADVANINGHQTLDLVPIDKNNKLPLPKALTVADLSPAPLHGSNLRVAYQGVPGAYSEAAAGKAYPNCEAIPCDQFEVAFQAVELWIADRAVLPVENSLGGSIHRNYDLLLRHRLHIVGEVQLPVHHCLLALPGVRKEYLTRVISHPQALSQCEHTLTKLNLNVAREAVDDTAGAAEYVAANGLRNTAAIASARAAELYGLEILEDGIQDDSGNVTRFVMLAREPIIPRTDRPFKTSIVFAHDKGTSVLFKVLSAFAFRNISLTKIESRPHRNRPIRFVDDGSVGTAKHFEYMFYVDFEASMAEIRAQNALAEVQEFTSFLRVLGSYPVDMTPWCPPAGGAGD, encoded by the coding sequence ATGCTGTCTCTCTCGCCGTCTTCTAATGGCTATACACGTCTTCACTCCCTTACCAAAATATCCACATCCCCCACTCCCACCTACCGTCTTTCTCCGACTCGACTCACCCCAACTCGCTGTGTCTACAAGTTTGACTCGCCCAGCAACGTCAACGCCACTCCTTCTACCGGATTCAACTTCTCCGCCGGCCTCGTCTCCGGTCGAGCCGAATGGCAGAGCACTTGCTCCATACTAGCCAGCAAGGTAGTTTCTCAACAACAGGACACCGAGAAGAGCAGCGGCGCCGACGTCGCCAATATCAACGGCCATCAAACACTAGATCTCGTCCCAATCGACAAGAATAACAAACTCCCACTCCCTAAGGCTCTCACCGTTGCAGACTTATCTCCGGCGCCTTTGCACGGATCCAATCTCCGAGTCGCTTATCAAGGTGTTCCTGGAGCCTATAGTGAAGCCGCCGCAGGCAAGGCCTATCCGAACTGCGAAGCCATTCCTTGTGATCAATTCGAAGTTGCTTTCCAAGCCGTCGAGCTCTGGATTGCCGATCGCGCCGTCTTACCTGTAGAAAACTCCCTCGGCGGCAGCATTCATCGGAATTACGACCTCCTTCTCCGTCACAGGTTACACATAGTCGGTGAAGTTCAGCTTCCCGTTCATCACTGCTTATTAGCACTCCCTGGAGTTCGAAAGGAATACCTAACACGAGTAATTAGCCATCCACAAGCCCTATCACAATGCGAACACACACTCACCAAATTAAACCTAAACGTCGCGCGTGAGGCCGTCGACGATACAGCAGGTGCGGCGGAATACGTAGCTGCGAATGGACTACGGAATACGGCCGCAATCGCCTCGGCTCGCGCGGCGGAGCTGTATGGATTGGAGATCCTGGAAGACGGAATACAAGACGATTCAGGAAATGTTACTCGATTCGTGATGCTAGCGCGTGAACCGATAATTCCACGAACAGATCGGCCGTTCAAGACGAGTATTGTGTTCGCGCATGATAAAGGAACTTCGGTACTGTTCAAGGTTCTATCGGCATTTGCTTTTCGGAATATAAGTTTGACGAAAATAGAGAGCAGGCCGCATCGGAATCGGCCGATCAGGTTCGTGGACGACGGGAGCGTTGGGACGGCGAAGCATTTTGAGTACATGTTCTATGTTGACTTTGAAGCATCAATGGCGGAAATTAGGGCACAGAATGCACTTGCAGAGGTGCAAGAATTTACATCTTTCTTAAGAGTATTGGGCAGTTATCCTGTGGATATGACTCCATGGTGTCCCCCCGCTGGAGGAGCTGGAGATTAA